The Cucumis melo cultivar AY chromosome 6, USDA_Cmelo_AY_1.0, whole genome shotgun sequence genome includes a region encoding these proteins:
- the LOC107990970 gene encoding arabinogalactan protein 1-like, with protein MGNFALFTVLFFLSPFIGLVFAYDSPAASPKPPKTAHSPSPAHSPVVSPPSRSLSPSKSPTASPPMLTPEISPTLATPPSVAPSKAPAAVPISSPSENSPVSSPPSPLPFDASPVGAPVEPEIPANPISGGSPVGTPSIFPSSSSPPMATPTNLAPETAERPGNDASASGRYKIGVEVMLSGLSIWAAWAF; from the coding sequence ATGGGCAACTTTGCTCTGTTTACTGTTCTGTTTTTTCTTTCCCCATTTATTGGCCTCGTTTTCGCTTACGATTCGCCTGCCGCCTCCCCAAAACCCCCTAAAACGGCTCATTCTCCATCTCCGGCGCATTCTCCGGTTGTTTCGCCGCCGAGTCGCTCTTTATCTCCGTCTAAATCCCCGACTGCTTCTCCACCGATGTTAACTCCGGAAATATCTCCGACATTGGCTACCCCACCATCTGTAGCGCCCTCGAAGGCCCCGGCAGCGGTACCTATTTCTTCGCCGAGTGAAAATTCTCCGGTTTCGTCCCCGCCGTCTCCTCTCCCTTTCGATGCTTCTCCGGTTGGGGCTCCAGTGGAACCAGAAATTCCCGCAAATCCGATTTCTGGAGGGTCTCCGGTCGGGACGCCGTCAATATTTCCGTCGAGTAGCAGCCCACCGATGGCTACTCCGACAAACTTAGCTCCGGAAACGGCGGAGCGGCCTGGAAACGACGCGTCGGCGTCAGGAAGGTACAAGATCGGGGTGGAGGTTATGTTGAGTGGGCTTTCTATTTGGGCTGCTTGGGCCTTTTGA
- the LOC103491025 gene encoding nuclear transcription factor Y subunit B-3-like yields the protein MHFNLVKFNLLFNDSNLATLPFPSSLTKISLSLSLSLSHTHTHTHFTSTSPNFTNPNSSSPSSMADSDNDSGGGYQKSPSPREHDRLLPIANVGRIMKKALPGNAKISKDAKETVQECVSEFISFVTGEASDKCHNEKRKTINGDDLLWAMATLGFEDYVDPLKLYLQRFREIEGERTTLASRDSAASSAPNSAAAGNSGFFDGGGEFGGGMGMGMGMGMGMGMTMAMPPNVYGSDGPRWDGPGFSTTGRPR from the coding sequence ATGcattttaatttggttaaatttaatttgttattcAATGATAGCAACTTGGCAACTCTCCCATTCCCATCCTCTCTTACAaagatctctctctctctctctctctctctctcacacacacacacacacacacatttcACTTCCACATCCCCTAATTTCACAAACCCTAATTCCTCTTCCCCCTCTTCCATGGCGGACTCCGACAACGACTCCGGCGGTGGTTACCAGAAATCCCCATCTCCACGTGAACACGACAGACTCCTCCCGATCGCCAACGTCGGCCGGATCATGAAGAAAGCTCTCCCTGGTAACGCCAAGATCTCAAAAGACGCCAAAGAAACCGTTCAAGAATGCGTCTCCGAGTTCATCAGCTTCGTCACCGGTGAAGCATCCGACAAGTGCCATAACGAGAAACGAAAAACTATCAACGGCGACGATTTGCTCTGGGCCATGGCTACCTTAGGGTTCGAAGACTATGTGGATCCTCTCAAGCTTTATCTCCAACGGTTTCGAGAAATTGAAGGCGAGAGGACAACGCTTGCCTCACGTGACTCCGCCGCCTCCTCCGCTCCGAACTCCGCCGCAGCGGGGAATAGTGGGTTTTTCGACGGCGGTGGGGAATTTGGGGGTGGGATGGGGATGGGGATGGGGATGGGGATGGGGATGGGAATGACGATGGCGATGCCTCCGAATGTTTATGGTTCTGATGGGCCGCGTTGGGATGGGCCTGGGTTTAGTACTACGGGTAGGCCCAGGTAG